A stretch of DNA from bacterium:
CGCGGTCGCCGGCCAGGTCCGCGCGCCCCGACCGCAGGTTTCGGTGCCCGTGCCCTCCCAGCGCACCACGCTGCCAGGCCTAGCCGACACCTCGATCGCGTGTACGGCGCTCACCGGAAGCAGCGCCGAGGCCGTCAACAAGGCGCAGGCTCGGGCCGCCCGCGGCAGAGGCCGCAGCGGAGGCGTAGTCACTGAATCTCCGGCACGAACGGCATCTCGAGGACGTCGGTGGGCTCGACGGCACCCGCCAGCCTGTCGACAAGCAATCTGAGCCTCTCGAAGCGCGCCAGGCTCAGCCGGCTCTGGCTGCCGGTATCGAGCTCGGACAAGCGATCGAAGAAGACTTCCCAGGTGCTCTTCGGTCTCGGAAAGATACGAAGGGCCAGCGGCGTGTCGTCCGGCAGATCCAGCTCCTCCCTCACCGCCGCATAGGCCGCTGGGAAACCACCCAGTTCATCGACCAGACCTCTCTCCACTGCTCTTTCTCCGGTCCAGATACGACCCCGGGCCGCGGCCTCTACTTTCTCGATGGGCAATCCTCGACCCGCGGCCACCTTGCCCACGAAATCGGCGTAGATGCGGTCGAGCGAGTCTTCCATGCGCTGCCAGCCGCGCTCGTCGAACTCCTCGACGCCGCTCCACATCTCGGAGTTCTCGCTGGTGGAAACCGCATCGAACGTCATGCCGATCTTGCTCCAGAAGCCCCGCGACACGAGCTTGCCGCCGTAGACCCCGACCGAGCCGGTAATCGTGCCGGGCTGCGCGATAATGCGATCGGCGTTCATGGCCACGAAGTAGCCACCCGAACCGGCGATATCGCCGAACGATGCGATCACGGGTTTGCCAGCCTCGCGGGCACGAACGGTTTCACGCCAGATCGTGTCCGAAGCGACGTAGGAACCGCCCGGGCTGTTGACCCGAAAGAGAATGGCCCGAACGTCGTCGTCTTCGACGGCGTCGCGATACGCTTGGGCGACGTTATCGGTTCCCATGCGGACCCTCCCGGTCAAGGGGTCATAGCCGCTCGAGCCTCGACTGATCGCTCCCACCCCGTAGATCAGGGCGATGGTCTTCACTCCGCCGATGCGCGCGGGTGAGAACCGACTGTAGCTCACGAGGTCACGGTATTCGACCTTGTCACCCCACTCGGTCTCGGCGGCCTCGTAAACCTCGTCGCGATAGGCAAGTTGATCCACGAGGCCCAGTTGCAGGGCTTCCGCCCCAAAATGAGGGCCCCGATCAAAGACACCGTGGACGTCGTCTTCGTCGAGACCCCGCCCGATGGCGATTCCGCGAACGATCTGAGAAAACTGCGAATCGACCAGATCCTGCATGGCCTCGGCGTGAGCCGGCGTGAACTCCTTCTCGGTGTAGGTATTGACCGCATTCTTGAACTCGTGCCGCTGCCCCATCTGAGCCTTCAAACCGAGTTTCTCGAGCGTGCCGGCCACGAAGGGAACCTCATAGCGAAGTCCGGTAAGTCCCACGTCTCCAGACGGCTGCAGGAAGATCTCGTCGAACGCGGTCGCCAAGTAGTAGCCGCCGTCACCGGCTCCGAACTCGCCGAACGTCTCGGCATAGGCCATGGTCCGCTTGCCACTGTCAGCAAAATCCAGAACCGCGTCGCGTAACTCCTGAAGCGTCCCCAGACCGCCCGGCGACGCGCCCACCTTCGCGATGATTCCCAGCACCCGGTCGTCTCGGGCGGCCCGCCTGAAGGCGGAGACCACTTCTCTCAATCGCGGCCGCTTCTCGATAAAGGACAACGCGAAGGCCTCGGGTGGCGTGTCCTCGGCAAAGCCCTGCGTCAGATCCACTTCCAGAACCGTTCGGGAGCCGAGAACCGGGCCGTCGTCGGCTCGCCACAACATCCAACCACCGATCAAAGCCACGGCAATCGCGGCCGCGGCCAAGAGAAGTAAAACGGTTCTGACTCTCATGATGCTTCCCCAAAGGGCTGTTAATCAAGAAGGACTGGCCTGAACTGGCTCATGGTACGTTGGCCACGGGGTGTTCTCTTAGCTTTCGAAAGGAGCACATCGGTGTTCAGGACCCGCGCCGTCAGGCAATTGCTGCTCGAAGACATCGCCGGAGTGCGGCGGCACCCGGAGCCCGAAGATTCCGTAGCCGCACTCGAGCGCGCGCGCAGACGAGCCCTTCTGGTCGTCGTGTTCGACTGGATCGCGATCCTCATCCTGGTCTTCGTACGGGCACGGAGCGGAGAGATGTTCAGCATCGGACCGAGCGAAGACAGCATCTTCTCGCTTGGTTTGCTTGCCATCGCAGCTCATTCCGGATTCAGGCTCGGACAACTCGAGAAGATCCGGGCCGTAGCCCGGGCTCTCGACGAGCTCGAAGAGCGCTCACAACCGGTCACCGAGCCACCTTCCCGCTAGTCGCCTTTGTCTTGAGCCGCTACCTGACTCCGGTCGAGCTCGCGGGTAATCTCACGCAGCTTGCTCTTGACGATCCTGGCGTTGTCCGGTCCCAAGCGAAGCATCAGCTTCTGCACGGGCGGCAGGGCCTCGAGCCTCGGATCCGCGTACTTGTAGCTGCGTAACGCCGGAACCAGCTCAGCGGATCCTTCCATGTCCGGAGTCTCGAGAACTCTCTTCACCGCCTTCGCCAGCACGGCATCGAAATCAGCATTCGGGTAGCCCAGCTCGCGATAGGCGTCCTGCACCAGGGGGCGCAGGCGACTGTAGAGGTCCGCGGCGCCCTCTGCGTCCAGGCCGGAAACGACGGCTGTCAACCGTGTGTAGCGGCGCTGGCTGTCCGCTCCCAGATAGATCTGTCCGCCGCTCGGAGCCGGCGTGAAGCCGCGCTTGGGAATCAGGAAGCCGAGCTGAGAGGTGGGAACCTCGCCGCGCGCGACTTCGTCGACCGCCGCGACGAAACGGCGCACCAGATCGTCGGTCGCGATCCACTGCAGCCATTCCGGGTGGCTCGAAAGCCGCGTAGCGACATCCCGCAGAAAATCATCGCTCTCGGCGAGCGATGGCAGCTCCCAGGCCTCGGGCGCCTCCGCGGCCGGCTCGGGCGCGGGACTCGGCTCAGGCGCTGCGGCCTCGGGAAGCTCCGCCACGGGCAGTGACCGATCCTTCGAACGGGACCACAAAAACCAGCCGATAGCCAGGATCAGAAGGACGATGACCAAGGCGGCCGGCCACCATGGCATGCCCTGAAGGCGCCGGGGGCCCCCAGGCGGATCGAGGTCGTATTGCGTTCTGCTCGGTTCCATCTCAGTCGGCTCCTTCCGCCATTGTACTTCCAGGTGCGCTTCTCCACGCCTTTGGACACCGTTGCTAGACTCGTGCCGGGGGAAATGGTAAGCCCCCGCAAGCAGGAGAGAACATGGAGAGAGTCA
This window harbors:
- a CDS encoding signal peptide peptidase SppA, whose amino-acid sequence is MRVRTVLLLLAAAAIAVALIGGWMLWRADDGPVLGSRTVLEVDLTQGFAEDTPPEAFALSFIEKRPRLREVVSAFRRAARDDRVLGIIAKVGASPGGLGTLQELRDAVLDFADSGKRTMAYAETFGEFGAGDGGYYLATAFDEIFLQPSGDVGLTGLRYEVPFVAGTLEKLGLKAQMGQRHEFKNAVNTYTEKEFTPAHAEAMQDLVDSQFSQIVRGIAIGRGLDEDDVHGVFDRGPHFGAEALQLGLVDQLAYRDEVYEAAETEWGDKVEYRDLVSYSRFSPARIGGVKTIALIYGVGAISRGSSGYDPLTGRVRMGTDNVAQAYRDAVEDDDVRAILFRVNSPGGSYVASDTIWRETVRAREAGKPVIASFGDIAGSGGYFVAMNADRIIAQPGTITGSVGVYGGKLVSRGFWSKIGMTFDAVSTSENSEMWSGVEEFDERGWQRMEDSLDRIYADFVGKVAAGRGLPIEKVEAAARGRIWTGERAVERGLVDELGGFPAAYAAVREELDLPDDTPLALRIFPRPKSTWEVFFDRLSELDTGSQSRLSLARFERLRLLVDRLAGAVEPTDVLEMPFVPEIQ
- a CDS encoding DUF3014 domain-containing protein, with amino-acid sequence MEPSRTQYDLDPPGGPRRLQGMPWWPAALVIVLLILAIGWFLWSRSKDRSLPVAELPEAAAPEPSPAPEPAAEAPEAWELPSLAESDDFLRDVATRLSSHPEWLQWIATDDLVRRFVAAVDEVARGEVPTSQLGFLIPKRGFTPAPSGGQIYLGADSQRRYTRLTAVVSGLDAEGAADLYSRLRPLVQDAYRELGYPNADFDAVLAKAVKRVLETPDMEGSAELVPALRSYKYADPRLEALPPVQKLMLRLGPDNARIVKSKLREITRELDRSQVAAQDKGD